Part of the Bacillota bacterium genome is shown below.
GAGCACCTTTTTGCTGAGCATTGCAGCCCTCCCTAATCCGATTACAAAGAAAGCCCTTGGAGCAATTGCACTTGCCAGCCAAGGGCTAGTTATATTATTTTTGATTCAATTGCCCTCCTGAAGTCTTATTGATTTGCTAAATTTATCCACCAACGCTCTTGTGCTCTTTGCACCGCCAATTCTAAATCCTGCTCCGATGACGGCAGATTTAGCAAACATTCCAACGCTTTAATGATCCTTTCTTCTGATAAGTGACAATAAGGGAGGAGAAACCCTTTTGCTTTTAACTTTAACAATTAGCGTATAGTTTTGACAAATTATCGTAGCGGGGGCTTCCAATCCGCAGGAGCCATACAGTCGGATAAATCAAAGTGTTCTAACCCCTCCTTATCTACTGCAAACTCGTCAGTAGTGTAAATTTTTTTAGGCACCTCTTCACCAATCGCGGCCTTAAATGCATATGTAACAGCCAATCGCGCCAGCTTAATCGGCTGGCAGGGTACTAAGCCTGTAATCCATCCTTCCCGCAGATACTTTAAGTTTTCCTCATGGATATCCACCGAGGCAATAACAACTTCACCCGGCTTAAATCCGGCCGCTTTCAGAGCATCCGCCGCTGCCATAGCAGCCACCGCGCCCCCGGCAAAAACACCGTTGATGTTTTTCCCGTGAGCCTGAATGAAATCTTCCATAACGCGTCTTGCCTCTACCATGTTCTGGGGATGCCACTGCTCGGCAATGATTTTTATGCCGGGGTACCGCGCGAACTCGTCATGAGCCCCCCGCGCCCTTTCCATAAAGAGGTCGGCGCCAGCAGGACCCTTTAACATTACTATGTTGCCTTTTCCATTTAATCTTCTCGCGATAAAATCTGCAACAGCCTGGCCAACATGATAGCTGTTTTCACTTATTTCAATTGTCGTCTTGGTTTTAACCAAAACATCATCATTCACAACAGGAATGCCTGCTTCCATTGCCCTGTCAATTACAGGCTTGAGCGCTTCCCGGTTGGTTGCCGTGATTACGATGGCATCAATTTTGCGCTCGATTGCATCTTCAATTTGGGAGATTTGCTTCTCAGAGTATTCGTAGCCTCCGGCGTCATACAGTTCAACATTGATCTCATAATCCGGATACCTGCTTTCCAGGATATTCTTGGCTTCGATATACCCGTACGACTTGTTTTGGAAATAAGGATCGCCGGCATTTGAAATAAATACACCAATGGTAACTTTTTTCTTAGACTTACCATCTGCTCCCGTTTCAGACGTTGACTGTCCACATCCAAATAAGGTAAACGTTAGCACCCCGCACAAAGCTAAATACGAGAGGCACCTGATTAAATGTTTTGCTCGACGTCCTAACATGTTTTCCCTCCTAAAAAATCTTTAGATAAATTGAGGTAGTAGAAAGCTACTTCTGCTCTCAAAAACTTGCGTTAACATCCCCCCTCCTTTTCTCTAAATATAATTACATCACGTTCCGCCGCGGTAAAATCACTCAATTTTTAATATTGGCGAGAACGAAGAATGCTAACCAGAACGGCAATGATGATCGTGATTCCGATAATGATCTGCTGAACAAAGCTCGAAATCCCCAATAGGTTGAGAGCATTATTAAGCACACCGATAAGGATAACACCGAACAAAGTTCCAATAATACTGCCTTGTCCACCAAAGAGAGATGTTCCACCAATACAGACAGCTGCAATAGCCTGGAGTTCAAGACCTGTACCGAGCAGTGGCTGGCCGGAGTTCACTCTTGCCGCTAATAGCACTCCTCCTAAGCCGGTTAAAAAGCCTCCGTAGGTATAAATCAAAACCTTATACTTGTCGACAGGAATCCCGGCCCAGTAAGCTGCCGTTTCATTCCCACCAATGGCATAAGTATAAACCCCAAATTTGGTGTACCTTAATATTACGTAAGTCACAACCAGACCGAGGAATGCAATAAGTATTATGACCGGAATACCAATTAGATTACCGCTTCCCAACCAGGCAAAAAATTTCGAATTAAGACCAAAAACCGGGACCCCTCCTGTATAGGTAAGTGCCGCACCACGCGCAATAGACATTGTTCCAAGTGTTACAACAAACGGTGGAAGTTTAACTTTAGCAATCAAGACGCCGTTGAGAAGTCCAAAAAGGGTCCCTATAACTAAGCCCGCCAAAATCCCAGCAGCAGCCCCGTTGCTTTTTATAACTGTAGCCGTGACTACGCTCACAAAAGCGACAACTGAACCTGCAGAAAGGTCGATGCCCGCGCTGATAATGATTAGAGTCATACCCCAAGCCACGAGAGCTAATGCTGCACTTTGCCGACCAACATTTGCAAGATTGTCGAAGGTCAAAAAATTAGGTGAAATGAAACTGAATATAATGCAGAGCAAAATTACAGCTATCGGTACGCCAAGCTCACCCCAGTCGATTCTTCGCAAAAAGGTAAAAGTGGGTGTATTTTGTACTTTTTGCAACGTGCTTTCCATAAAGAAACCAAACCTCCTAACTCGCTTTTGCTTGAATTCCAAAAGCAGCAGAAAGAATTTTTTGTTCATCAAAATCTTTGCGTTCAAATTCGCTCGTAATAGTCCCCTTATACATCACGATCACTCTGTCCGCCAAACCAACAATTTCCTTCATATCGGACGAAATTAGGATAATCGCGGCCCCCGCCTTGGCCAGTTCTCCGATAAAGCCGTAAATTTCGGCCTTGCTCCCAACGTCAATACCCTGGGTCGGCTCATCAAAGATAAATAGTTTGGATTGGGAACACAGCCAACGGGCAATCACGACTTTCTGCTGATTCCCCCCGCTCAGGTTAGCCAGTCTGGTAAAAATCGACGGCGTACGGATATTGAGCCTGCGCACGTACTCCCAAGCGGTATGGTCTAAATCCCGGTGTTTGAGAAACCAGGAGCGCAACGAAGGTGTCAAAATATTCTCCTTGACGGAGCGCTGTAAAATAACACTCAGGCTCCGGCGGTCCTCGGGAGCAAAAGCAATTCCCAAACCCTTGGCAACTATAGGGGAGGTGATCTCAACGGGATTGCCCATAAAAGAGATCTTCCCTGAGGTATAGCGTATCCCGCCGGCCAGTGTTTTTGCCAAAATAGATCTTCCGGCCCCTACCAGGCCCATCACAGCCAGAATTTCGCCCTCACGAACGCTGAAACTAATATCTTTTAAACGTTCACCCACACAAAGATTTTCGACCCTCAAAACCTCTTTACCAATCTGAATCTCTTCTTTGGGGAAGAGCACATCAAGCTCACGTCCGGTCATCATTTTGATCATTTCGTCCTGGGTAATCTCAGAAGCATTTCTAACTCCTACCTTTTTACCGTCGCGGAGTACTGTTACCCGATCCGCAATTAAAGGAATTTCCTCCAGCTTATGCGTAATGTAGATGATTCCCTTACCCTCGGCTTTCATGCGCTTCAGGAGATCGAATAAAAGCATTTCCTCTTCACTAAATAAGCGGTCAGTCGGCTCATCAAGGATAAGAATCGATGGCTCCTGAGAAAGGGCCTTAGCGATCTCAACAAACTGTTGTTGGGCGGCACTCAAGTTTGCAACCTTTTCCCTCGGATCAATCTTGGCACCAATGTATTCCAAATATCTGAGAGCCTCTTGATGCCTTTTTTTGTGGTCGAGAATTCCAAGATGCGAAAACTCGCTTCCTAAGAAAATGTTTTCTTCAACAGTCAAATCTCGAACCAAACTCAACTCCTGAAATACTGTTCCTATACCCATTTTTTTTGCAATTGAGGGACTAAACTGCTTAACTTCAGCGCCATTCACAAAAAGACTACCGGCGTCAGGTGTATATACCCCTGTAATGATCTTAATGAGAGTAGATTTTCCAGCTCCGTTTTCACCCACAAGGGCCATTACCTCGCCCGCTCTAAGTTCAAAATCAACATCCGTCAGTGCTTTTACACCGGGAAAAACTTTTGTGATACCACGGGCTTCAACCAAGTTACAAGCTTCGCCCACCATTAGAAACCTCCTAAAACTTAATCCAGAAGTTTTTCATCATAGCCAACCCGTGATAAGACAACAGGGCCTTCGGAGCTGATGTAAATCAAATCTTCGATTCTCACTCCGGCACCTCCGGGAATGTCAGGAATCCAGATGAGCGGTTCCATGGCAAGTACCATACCCTCTTCAAGCACCGTATCTTCGGCACCTGGCTGGGTTTCCCCGAGGAATGGCGGTTCGGCCGGAGCGCACCCTACACCATGGCCTATAAACAGGTCTATGAAGGAGTTCTCCAAGCCGTATTTGCCTGCAACCTTTTTAAAGATGTTTGCTACCTCCGAACACCTAGTTCCGGGGCGCATTACCTCAATTCCTTTCATTAAGGCCTCATAAACAGTCCGGTAAACCCGCTTTTGCTGGGGATGGGGCTTCCCGCAGATAACCGTCCTGCCGATATCGCTGAACATACCGTTCCAAAATGCCCCAATGTCAATGAAGACAATATCACCGTTTCGGATTAACTTGTCGGTGTTAAAACGGGTCGGTGGTGCCATGCGTTCGCCTGAGGCGACGAAAGGGACAGCGGTGTGGCCGAACTCTGCTCCAAGGCGGTACATTGTCCGCATCGCCTCACCTGCAACTTCACACTCTCTAACGCCGGGCCTAACGGCTTCAATAGCGGTCTGAGTAACGGCATCTGCAATGGCAGTGGCTTCGGCGATAATTGCCACTTCCTCCGGAAGTTTTTTCATTCTGGCGCGCTGGATAGGCATCTGTCCGTCCACCCATTCAACGTTGGGCAGAAATTTTTCAAAGGCCTTCCTCTGGGCAAATGTAAGGCAGTCAACCCCTACTCTTCCTTGTTCAATCCCATATTTTTTGAACAGGGGCACAACTTTGTCGACAACAACCCGTTCTACCAAGCCCTCTTCGTCCATAATGGGGATCGAGTAAAATTCCTCGATCCAGGGCATAACTTCTTTAGCCCTGACAACTTCGGCGCTGCTCATGAAAAGGATGGGACCCGCATCCTTTGTAATCAAAACGCCGTATGTTGTGGAAGAGCGAAACTGGAGCATCAGGACTCGTAAAGAGGTGAGATACCTGACGTTCTCGTCCCTCCAGAGGAAAAGGGCATCTATCCCTTCTTGCTCCATAACCTGGCGGACCTTTTCACAGCGTTTGGCGCGCATTTTGTTAAAATCGATGCGTTCCTCAAAATCGGCCTGCATGGGGCCTCTTGCCCAGATGTTCATCCCAATACCTCCCAATACCAACTGATAGCTTGAGCTGTTTCAACAAATCTGATTTTTTTGTGGTGAACTGCGCTTGACAGAAATAAGTTTCTTAAACAAGGCCGAGCCGTTCCGAGTTTCTG
Proteins encoded:
- a CDS encoding aminopeptidase P family protein, which codes for MNIWARGPMQADFEERIDFNKMRAKRCEKVRQVMEQEGIDALFLWRDENVRYLTSLRVLMLQFRSSTTYGVLITKDAGPILFMSSAEVVRAKEVMPWIEEFYSIPIMDEEGLVERVVVDKVVPLFKKYGIEQGRVGVDCLTFAQRKAFEKFLPNVEWVDGQMPIQRARMKKLPEEVAIIAEATAIADAVTQTAIEAVRPGVRECEVAGEAMRTMYRLGAEFGHTAVPFVASGERMAPPTRFNTDKLIRNGDIVFIDIGAFWNGMFSDIGRTVICGKPHPQQKRVYRTVYEALMKGIEVMRPGTRCSEVANIFKKVAGKYGLENSFIDLFIGHGVGCAPAEPPFLGETQPGAEDTVLEEGMVLAMEPLIWIPDIPGGAGVRIEDLIYISSEGPVVLSRVGYDEKLLD
- a CDS encoding sugar ABC transporter substrate-binding protein gives rise to the protein MLTFTLFGCGQSTSETGADGKSKKKVTIGVFISNAGDPYFQNKSYGYIEAKNILESRYPDYEINVELYDAGGYEYSEKQISQIEDAIERKIDAIVITATNREALKPVIDRAMEAGIPVVNDDVLVKTKTTIEISENSYHVGQAVADFIARRLNGKGNIVMLKGPAGADLFMERARGAHDEFARYPGIKIIAEQWHPQNMVEARRVMEDFIQAHGKNINGVFAGGAVAAMAAADALKAAGFKPGEVVIASVDIHEENLKYLREGWITGLVPCQPIKLARLAVTYAFKAAIGEEVPKKIYTTDEFAVDKEGLEHFDLSDCMAPADWKPPLR
- a CDS encoding ABC transporter permease, coding for MESTLQKVQNTPTFTFLRRIDWGELGVPIAVILLCIIFSFISPNFLTFDNLANVGRQSAALALVAWGMTLIIISAGIDLSAGSVVAFVSVVTATVIKSNGAAAGILAGLVIGTLFGLLNGVLIAKVKLPPFVVTLGTMSIARGAALTYTGGVPVFGLNSKFFAWLGSGNLIGIPVIILIAFLGLVVTYVILRYTKFGVYTYAIGGNETAAYWAGIPVDKYKVLIYTYGGFLTGLGGVLLAARVNSGQPLLGTGLELQAIAAVCIGGTSLFGGQGSIIGTLFGVILIGVLNNALNLLGISSFVQQIIIGITIIIAVLVSILRSRQY
- a CDS encoding sugar ABC transporter ATP-binding protein; this translates as MVGEACNLVEARGITKVFPGVKALTDVDFELRAGEVMALVGENGAGKSTLIKIITGVYTPDAGSLFVNGAEVKQFSPSIAKKMGIGTVFQELSLVRDLTVEENIFLGSEFSHLGILDHKKRHQEALRYLEYIGAKIDPREKVANLSAAQQQFVEIAKALSQEPSILILDEPTDRLFSEEEMLLFDLLKRMKAEGKGIIYITHKLEEIPLIADRVTVLRDGKKVGVRNASEITQDEMIKMMTGRELDVLFPKEEIQIGKEVLRVENLCVGERLKDISFSVREGEILAVMGLVGAGRSILAKTLAGGIRYTSGKISFMGNPVEITSPIVAKGLGIAFAPEDRRSLSVILQRSVKENILTPSLRSWFLKHRDLDHTAWEYVRRLNIRTPSIFTRLANLSGGNQQKVVIARWLCSQSKLFIFDEPTQGIDVGSKAEIYGFIGELAKAGAAIILISSDMKEIVGLADRVIVMYKGTITSEFERKDFDEQKILSAAFGIQAKAS